The genomic stretch GTGGGCGCCTGCCAGCGCACCGAATGCATCCACAACGACCACCTGATGTGTGCCGCCGACTCCGTGCGGGTGGGGCCCGGTGCGGACAATGCCGACTGCCTGACCTACGAGCACGCCGGGTAGTCGGCGTGAACCCCGCTTCAGGATGACTGGTGCTGGTCCTGGCGGGCGGCGGGGCGGCCGTGGCGGGCCCGCCGGAAAATCCAGTAGCGCAGCAGCAGGAAGCGGGTCACGGCAGAGGCCACGTTGCCCAGCACAATGACGGCCAGTTCGAGGGCAACAGAAGCCTCGGGGTTGACCTGTTGCAGCAGCCACAGGCTGCCGCTTGTCATGGCCAGCGCCAGCAGCATGACCCACAGGCCCCGACGCTGGTCCCGCCACCACAGGTGCCGGCCCGTGAGGCCGAAACTCATGCGCCGGTTCAGCTCGGTGTTCAGGACGGAGCACAGCACCAGCGAGATGACATTGGCCCACTGGGTGCCCAGGGCGGGGCGCAGGCTGGTAAAGATGGCCATGGAGATGACGGTGCAGATCACGGCCACGAGGGCGAAGCCGCGCAGCTGCCCGGCCAGGACCGGATGGGCAAGCCCCCAATTTTTGGCGGCACCCAGCAGCCCGCGGGCCGCAGGGGCCTGGTCCGCGGGAACCGGTTCGGGAATTGTTGTGGTTGCCATGGTTAACTAAATCTTGCCAGCTGTGGGTGTTAAGTCCCAAACAGGAACGAGTATGTTGCCTGTGAACTCAAGGGCGGCCGCCGCCTTGCACGAGTCTGGTGCAGGGGCGGCAGCCGCCTTGCTATTGCCCGGCGGCCACTGGGTTGCGGAGTTCGCCAATGCCTTCAATGCGGCAGATGACCTCGTCGCCCGGGTTGATCCGGCGGCACTCTGCGGGGAAGCCGGTCATGATGACATCGCCGGGCTGCAGGGTCATGAAGGCGCTGAGGTAG from Arthrobacter stackebrandtii encodes the following:
- a CDS encoding GtrA family protein — its product is MATTTIPEPVPADQAPAARGLLGAAKNWGLAHPVLAGQLRGFALVAVICTVISMAIFTSLRPALGTQWANVISLVLCSVLNTELNRRMSFGLTGRHLWWRDQRRGLWVMLLALAMTSGSLWLLQQVNPEASVALELAVIVLGNVASAVTRFLLLRYWIFRRARHGRPAARQDQHQSS